The Kitasatospora paranensis genome has a window encoding:
- a CDS encoding ALQxL family class IV lanthipeptide, translating into MELDLDALQELPADEELAGACGYSCSVSCPSTCHSTGV; encoded by the coding sequence ATGGAACTCGACCTGGACGCACTGCAGGAACTGCCCGCCGACGAGGAGTTGGCCGGCGCTTGCGGGTACAGCTGCTCCGTCAGCTGCCCGTCCACCTGCCACTCGACGGGCGTCTGA